Proteins from a single region of Sphaerochaeta globosa str. Buddy:
- a CDS encoding two-component system sensor histidine kinase NtrB — MKNFVQRAIQKIDQLDSKQIVDIMRSQAGDVEMLENVLESIHDGVILTDEKLTVLYANSNCRTLVPMARFRSYEGFALSKVLDDEHVLRYINLSVQQKAADENNEFTFQKGDTLQTIAVTVFSYKSNNERIRSSYVVMFSDVTEHNANEARLRRSENLASMTTMAAGVAHEIKNPLAAMAIHLQLLRKAFGRKESLTLDDAQRYLDVLDEEISRLNSIVVDFLFAVRPMDTRLRLAQITRTLEEVTNFVMPELSEHHVRMKLDLPTSLPKLEFDEHLIKQALLNLIKNAMNAMEGGGMIILQVRHDQNQVLLKVIDTGIGMDEQTQQKIFEPYFTTKATGTGLGLTVVYKIMKEHKGDITVQSKLGEGTTFTLYFPVPKSERLALDSQAMTEANYEA, encoded by the coding sequence ATGAAAAACTTTGTCCAACGGGCAATCCAGAAGATTGACCAACTCGATTCGAAGCAGATTGTAGACATCATGCGCTCCCAGGCAGGCGATGTCGAAATGTTGGAGAATGTCCTGGAATCGATTCACGACGGGGTGATCCTCACCGACGAGAAGCTGACTGTCCTGTATGCAAATTCCAACTGTAGAACGCTTGTACCCATGGCTCGATTTCGCTCCTATGAAGGGTTCGCCCTTTCCAAAGTGCTCGATGACGAGCATGTCTTGCGGTATATAAACCTTTCGGTGCAGCAGAAGGCAGCTGACGAGAATAATGAGTTTACGTTCCAGAAAGGCGATACGCTTCAGACCATCGCCGTAACGGTCTTTTCCTATAAGAGCAATAACGAGCGTATCCGATCGTCCTATGTGGTTATGTTCAGTGATGTCACCGAACATAATGCCAATGAGGCCAGACTTAGAAGAAGCGAAAACCTTGCTTCAATGACCACCATGGCAGCCGGTGTCGCGCATGAGATCAAGAATCCTTTGGCTGCCATGGCCATCCACTTGCAACTGCTGCGAAAGGCGTTCGGCCGAAAGGAATCACTTACCTTGGACGATGCCCAGCGGTACCTGGACGTTCTGGATGAGGAAATAAGCAGGCTCAATTCAATTGTGGTGGACTTCCTCTTTGCCGTCAGGCCCATGGATACCCGTCTGCGTTTGGCTCAGATTACGCGTACGCTCGAGGAAGTCACCAACTTTGTGATGCCCGAGCTCTCTGAGCATCATGTACGAATGAAGCTGGATCTTCCAACCTCGTTGCCTAAATTGGAATTTGATGAGCATCTGATCAAGCAAGCCCTCCTAAACCTTATCAAGAATGCAATGAATGCGATGGAAGGAGGCGGCATGATCATCCTTCAAGTACGGCATGACCAAAACCAGGTCCTTCTGAAGGTAATCGATACCGGAATCGGGATGGATGAGCAGACACAACAAAAAATCTTTGAACCTTACTTTACCACCAAAGCAACGGGAACAGGCCTTGGCTTGACTGTCGTGTATAAAATTATGAAGGAACATAAAGGCGATATCACGGTCCAAAGCAAGTTGGGAGAGGGAACCACTTTCACCCTTTACTTTCCAGTACCCAAGAGCGAGCGGCTCGCTTTGGACAGTCAGGCTATGACGGAGGCAAACTATGAAGCGTAG
- a CDS encoding UDP-N-acetylglucosamine--N-acetylmuramyl-(pentapeptide) pyrophosphoryl-undecaprenol N-acetylglucosamine transferase, producing the protein MVVCYTGGGTLGHIYPALAVHEELVQHAGYRAFWIGRDENSEREVVQKQGIPFFAIRSGKLRRYRSIQNLLDIGNVLSGFWQAFFILKRNRADVLFSKGGFVSVPPVLAAFFLGIPVVSHESDASAGLATRINAHFSRYVCVPFAQGFESIKASKRVVTGNPIRSGLVEKADTPYDETELPFIGRDDKLLLVLGGSSGSQQINALVRTHLEALTQMAYVYHQCGSKDVQNLRFERYTEVAFITDLLPSLLKRADLVVSRAGANTIAELALFGCPSLLIPLGREYSRGDQIDNALHLASLDAARTLVSETDLNRFVDEVKDLLDNRQKRTMLSENSRKLAQKDCAHRIAELLCSMKE; encoded by the coding sequence ATGGTTGTCTGCTATACAGGGGGCGGTACCCTCGGTCATATCTACCCTGCACTTGCCGTACACGAAGAGCTTGTACAGCATGCAGGGTATCGGGCTTTCTGGATTGGCAGGGACGAGAACAGCGAGCGGGAAGTGGTCCAGAAGCAGGGTATTCCCTTTTTTGCCATCCGCAGTGGGAAGTTGAGACGTTATCGGTCGATTCAGAATCTACTGGACATAGGCAATGTCCTGTCCGGATTTTGGCAGGCCTTCTTCATTCTTAAGCGCAACAGAGCCGATGTACTCTTTTCCAAGGGGGGCTTCGTTTCCGTGCCACCGGTGTTGGCAGCATTTTTCCTGGGAATTCCTGTAGTAAGTCATGAAAGTGATGCGAGTGCAGGCCTGGCGACCCGTATCAATGCCCATTTCTCACGCTATGTCTGTGTACCGTTTGCACAAGGATTTGAAAGCATAAAGGCTTCCAAACGTGTGGTTACCGGCAATCCGATCCGTTCCGGTCTGGTTGAAAAGGCCGATACCCCCTATGATGAAACGGAGCTACCGTTTATCGGCAGGGACGACAAGCTGCTTCTCGTCCTTGGGGGCAGCAGCGGATCACAGCAAATCAATGCACTGGTCCGTACCCATCTTGAAGCCTTGACCCAGATGGCCTATGTGTATCATCAATGCGGCTCCAAGGATGTACAAAACCTCCGATTTGAGCGCTACACAGAAGTTGCTTTCATCACGGACTTGTTGCCGTCGCTGCTCAAACGTGCAGACTTGGTAGTCAGCCGTGCAGGGGCGAATACCATAGCCGAACTTGCACTCTTTGGTTGTCCCAGCCTGCTCATACCCTTGGGGCGGGAATATAGCAGGGGAGACCAGATAGATAATGCACTCCACCTTGCCTCTCTGGATGCCGCCCGCACGCTCGTATCTGAAACAGACCTCAATCGGTTTGTTGATGAAGTAAAAGACTTGCTGGACAACCGGCAAAAGCGCACAATGCTCTCTGAGAATAGTAGGAAGTTGGCACAAAAAGATTGTGCACATCGTATAGCAGAGCTGCTTTGCAGCATGAAGGAGTAA
- the secA gene encoding preprotein translocase subunit SecA, with protein MGSSFFTKLFGTKQDKDLRSLVPLVELVNKEEAWASALSDDQFPAQTVLFRQQVAQGASLESLLPKAFALAREAAKRVLGERHYDVQIMGAAVLHQGKILEMKTGEGKTLTCVPAAYLNALENKGVHIVTVNDYLAGRDASWMGPIYEFLGLSVGVILSDMDNEAKRRAYSRDVTYGTNNEFGFDYLRDNMKWSAQEKIQPKHHYCIIDEIDSILIDEARTPLIISGQSEDDSAQVLGAAKIAAFLVECDKDPETGDYFEQDPLSRFERNAKPFEERGDYKLDEKQKKVSFTNQGMLHMEELLNKHHVINGSVYADENFEYVHYVTQAVKALRLYSNDVDYVVVEGQVQIVDEFTGRILHGRRYSDGLHQAIEAKEKIKILGQNKTLATITFQNFFRMYDKISGMTGTADTEAPEFLKIYNLDVVVIPTNKQVVRKDFPDLVYYNEQFKFKAICEEIERVHKTGQPILVGTISIEKSELLSLLLRRMGIKHEVLNAKNHAREAMIIEEAGAKGAVTIATNMAGRGTDIKLGGSIDARARRLCGTEASPEEFAKALKEVFPSWKKDYEEVKTLGGLYILGTERHESRRIDNQLRGRSGRQGDPGASRFFVSLDDPLMRLFASENLKNILGKIGMQDGEPIEHRMLSNAIEKAQKRVEDRNFEIRKHLLDYDDVLNEQRNFMYAERDAILSDEHLLERVRAICHEISFQIVDTVFANVKDDQKGVKILSEMLTTFQLEVPVLDEKATSEAYKQHLQQCIDTEIDSKVALTGEKPFNDFLRFNYLRQVDLRWQDHLTTLEDLRDAVSLRSYAQKNPLVEYKVEGFEIFNEMLEGIKHFMAQTLVRVQITRPEQSYQRPSSKAKMVESHTAKGAFASESQPNRRVQGGGDVAAVTIRRDQPKVGRNDPCPCGSGKKYKQCHGKNS; from the coding sequence ATGGGCAGCTCATTTTTTACAAAATTGTTCGGAACCAAGCAAGACAAGGACTTGAGGTCACTCGTCCCCCTCGTAGAACTGGTAAACAAGGAGGAAGCTTGGGCCTCGGCACTGTCCGACGATCAGTTTCCCGCGCAGACTGTCCTCTTTCGGCAGCAAGTTGCCCAAGGCGCCAGCTTGGAAAGTTTGTTGCCCAAGGCATTCGCCTTGGCCAGGGAAGCAGCAAAACGGGTGTTGGGCGAACGCCATTACGATGTACAGATCATGGGAGCGGCAGTACTCCATCAAGGAAAAATCTTGGAAATGAAAACCGGTGAAGGCAAGACGCTCACCTGTGTTCCCGCCGCCTATCTGAATGCGTTGGAAAATAAAGGGGTGCATATTGTCACCGTCAACGACTACCTAGCCGGACGTGACGCTTCCTGGATGGGACCCATTTATGAGTTCTTGGGCCTTTCGGTTGGAGTCATTCTCTCCGATATGGACAATGAGGCCAAAAGACGGGCTTACAGCAGGGATGTTACCTACGGAACAAACAATGAGTTTGGTTTTGATTACCTCAGGGACAACATGAAATGGTCGGCCCAGGAGAAAATCCAACCCAAGCACCATTACTGCATCATCGATGAAATTGACTCCATTCTCATAGACGAAGCAAGAACGCCACTGATCATCAGCGGCCAAAGTGAAGACGATTCAGCCCAAGTGCTGGGAGCTGCAAAAATTGCTGCTTTCTTGGTTGAGTGTGATAAGGATCCGGAGACCGGTGACTACTTTGAGCAGGACCCGCTTTCACGCTTCGAACGCAATGCAAAACCGTTTGAGGAACGCGGCGATTACAAGCTCGATGAGAAGCAGAAGAAAGTTTCCTTCACCAATCAGGGTATGCTCCACATGGAAGAGCTGCTCAACAAGCACCATGTCATCAACGGTTCAGTCTATGCCGATGAGAATTTTGAGTATGTGCACTATGTCACCCAGGCTGTGAAAGCACTGCGCCTGTATAGCAATGATGTCGATTATGTCGTAGTTGAGGGACAAGTCCAGATTGTCGACGAATTCACCGGCCGCATCCTGCATGGAAGACGGTACAGCGATGGACTGCACCAAGCGATCGAAGCCAAGGAAAAAATCAAGATTCTTGGGCAGAACAAAACACTGGCTACCATTACGTTCCAAAACTTCTTCCGCATGTACGACAAGATCAGCGGCATGACCGGTACTGCAGATACCGAAGCCCCGGAATTCCTGAAAATCTACAACCTCGATGTCGTCGTAATCCCTACCAACAAGCAAGTTGTCCGTAAGGACTTCCCTGATTTGGTTTATTACAACGAGCAGTTCAAATTCAAGGCAATCTGTGAGGAGATCGAGCGGGTACACAAGACTGGACAACCCATTCTGGTAGGTACCATCAGCATAGAGAAAAGTGAACTCCTATCGCTTTTACTGCGCAGAATGGGCATCAAGCATGAAGTGCTCAACGCAAAGAACCATGCTCGCGAGGCCATGATCATTGAGGAGGCCGGCGCCAAGGGGGCCGTCACCATCGCTACAAACATGGCCGGTCGAGGAACAGACATCAAGCTCGGAGGCAGTATAGATGCTAGGGCTCGCAGACTATGCGGCACAGAAGCTTCGCCTGAAGAGTTTGCAAAGGCACTCAAGGAAGTCTTCCCTTCCTGGAAAAAGGATTATGAAGAGGTAAAGACACTCGGAGGGCTCTACATCCTTGGAACTGAAAGGCATGAGTCCAGGCGTATCGACAACCAGCTCAGGGGACGAAGCGGCAGGCAGGGGGATCCCGGTGCAAGCCGTTTCTTCGTCTCGTTGGACGATCCTCTGATGAGGCTCTTCGCATCGGAAAATCTGAAGAACATCCTGGGGAAAATCGGTATGCAGGACGGGGAGCCCATCGAACACCGTATGCTCTCCAATGCCATCGAGAAAGCCCAGAAACGAGTGGAGGACCGCAACTTCGAAATCAGAAAACATCTGCTCGATTATGACGATGTGCTCAATGAGCAGCGCAACTTCATGTATGCAGAACGTGATGCGATCCTTAGCGACGAGCATTTGCTTGAAAGAGTCAGGGCAATCTGCCATGAAATCAGTTTCCAGATTGTCGACACGGTTTTTGCAAATGTCAAAGATGACCAGAAAGGCGTGAAAATCCTTTCAGAAATGCTGACCACCTTCCAGCTTGAAGTCCCTGTCTTGGACGAAAAAGCGACCAGTGAGGCATATAAGCAGCATCTTCAACAGTGCATTGATACGGAAATTGACTCCAAGGTAGCACTGACAGGAGAAAAGCCTTTCAACGATTTTCTTCGGTTCAATTACCTCAGGCAGGTCGATCTTCGCTGGCAGGATCACCTAACCACCCTTGAGGACCTTCGCGACGCTGTGAGCTTACGCTCCTACGCCCAGAAGAATCCACTGGTGGAGTACAAGGTCGAAGGTTTTGAAATCTTCAATGAGATGCTTGAAGGTATCAAGCACTTCATGGCCCAGACGTTGGTACGGGTACAGATAACCCGTCCCGAGCAGTCGTATCAAAGGCCGAGCAGCAAGGCGAAAATGGTTGAATCCCATACGGCAAAAGGGGCGTTCGCCTCGGAGTCGCAGCCCAATAGGCGCGTTCAGGGCGGCGGCGATGTGGCTGCAGTCACAATCAGGCGCGACCAACCGAAGGTCGGACGCAACGATCCGTGTCCCTGTGGAAGCGGAAAGAAATACAAGCAATGTCATGGAAAGAATAGCTGA
- a CDS encoding sigma-54-dependent transcriptional regulator, with the protein MKRSILICDDEKNIRSGLAMAMELEGYESVQASDGQEAWEKINKLGVDLVITDLRMPKMSGEDLLKKISGAYPRMPVIILTGHGTIETAVEAMRGGAVDFFTKPVDLDRLSLVVKKALSDTDLYAEHERLKEEVEQLRARNRYDRIIGKSQKMVELMDTVSQVATTKASVLITGESGVGKELVADAIHELSNRSKGPFIKVHCAALTASLLESELFGHEKGSFTGAVKEKKGRFELADGGTIFLDEIGEIDAPTQVKLLRVLQEKQFERVGGEKSITVDVRIVCATNRDLPKEIEKGNFREDLYYRLNVVHLEVPPLRERKDDIPLLMTSFLQLFNQENGRSIEAFSNQAKRAILSYEWPGNIRELRNCIESAVVLARTTIIDIEDLPVHIGKAQNTSSVSLEVGITLAEAEKQLIISTLASCAGNKTKAAEVLGIGRKTLHRKLQEYHIDEA; encoded by the coding sequence ATGAAGCGTAGCATCCTTATCTGTGATGATGAGAAAAATATCCGAAGCGGTTTGGCCATGGCAATGGAGCTCGAAGGGTATGAGAGCGTCCAGGCTTCCGATGGCCAGGAAGCTTGGGAGAAAATAAACAAATTGGGGGTGGACTTGGTCATCACCGACCTTCGGATGCCCAAAATGAGCGGAGAGGACCTGCTGAAAAAAATAAGCGGAGCCTACCCGCGCATGCCGGTGATCATTCTTACCGGGCATGGGACCATCGAAACCGCTGTTGAAGCAATGCGGGGTGGGGCGGTCGACTTCTTCACCAAGCCCGTGGATTTGGACCGGCTGTCGCTGGTTGTCAAAAAAGCCCTCTCGGATACCGACCTCTATGCTGAACATGAACGACTGAAGGAAGAGGTGGAACAATTACGGGCACGCAACCGCTATGACCGCATTATCGGCAAAAGCCAGAAAATGGTGGAGTTGATGGATACCGTCAGCCAGGTGGCTACGACCAAGGCTTCAGTTCTCATCACCGGAGAAAGCGGGGTGGGCAAGGAACTGGTCGCCGACGCCATTCATGAACTCAGCAACCGCAGCAAGGGTCCGTTCATCAAGGTGCATTGTGCCGCCCTTACCGCAAGTCTGTTGGAAAGCGAACTTTTCGGACACGAGAAAGGCTCTTTCACCGGAGCGGTCAAGGAGAAAAAGGGACGATTTGAACTAGCCGACGGGGGAACGATTTTCCTCGATGAAATCGGGGAGATCGACGCTCCGACCCAGGTCAAACTACTCAGGGTATTGCAGGAGAAGCAATTTGAGCGGGTAGGGGGTGAGAAGTCAATCACCGTTGATGTTCGCATCGTATGCGCCACCAACCGTGATCTGCCCAAAGAAATTGAGAAGGGAAACTTTCGTGAGGACCTGTACTACCGCTTGAACGTAGTACACCTTGAAGTCCCCCCCCTGAGGGAACGCAAGGATGATATTCCCCTGCTGATGACCAGTTTCCTGCAGCTGTTCAACCAAGAAAATGGAAGAAGCATTGAGGCTTTCTCCAATCAGGCCAAGCGAGCAATACTCAGCTATGAGTGGCCGGGAAACATCAGGGAGTTGCGCAATTGCATAGAAAGTGCCGTAGTATTGGCTAGGACGACCATTATTGATATTGAGGACCTGCCGGTGCATATCGGCAAGGCCCAGAACACCAGCAGCGTTTCACTGGAAGTCGGCATCACTCTTGCCGAAGCAGAGAAACAGTTGATTATCTCCACCCTTGCCTCGTGTGCAGGGAACAAGACAAAAGCGGCCGAAGTATTGGGTATCGGACGCAAAACCTTGCACCGCAAGCTACAGGAATATCACATTGACGAAGCATGA
- a CDS encoding DNA polymerase III subunit delta', with product MFEKLEPFQRALAEQMRTQIEGGTFSQVNLFGGPRYSLRMSFALEAARILSCNDQGLEGCTCGSCRKFATLSASNVLVVSQRDHKSMIETNLSAFMRQCNEFSKIQVIRSIRILLLQYNSFFTPANPTQNTAFDAAAAVNELLISLSQEKDLGPKEAKKWADDLRSALKSLYAASRKNTTITIGQVRAVDEWVNQTSMGSSKRFIILEAMEQTNVSARNSLLKILEEPPEDTYFFLISEFPNRIMSTILSRVRRYAFPPLGKEAVGRYLEPYYLHDKEYESLEQFYLEGGGMDLQKNRQIASMIFSSVQSNRYISLGDLQQLLSNVDDMDSYEYVLRSFLDQLSLELEEGNLATDLAYKLSNLVSSSFSEGQLYNQNGRLMLESLYYRLMEAR from the coding sequence ATGTTTGAAAAGCTTGAACCCTTTCAGCGCGCCTTGGCGGAACAGATGCGCACGCAGATTGAAGGCGGTACATTCAGTCAGGTGAATTTGTTCGGAGGACCACGCTACAGTCTCAGAATGAGCTTTGCCTTGGAGGCAGCCCGCATTCTCTCCTGCAACGATCAGGGCCTGGAAGGTTGTACGTGTGGAAGTTGCCGTAAATTTGCAACCCTTTCTGCTTCAAATGTCTTGGTGGTAAGCCAGCGGGATCACAAAAGCATGATCGAGACCAACCTGTCCGCCTTCATGCGTCAATGCAACGAGTTTTCAAAAATCCAGGTAATTCGGAGCATTCGCATCCTACTACTTCAGTATAATAGCTTTTTCACTCCGGCAAACCCTACCCAGAATACTGCTTTCGATGCAGCCGCTGCAGTCAATGAGTTGCTCATTTCCCTCAGCCAAGAAAAGGATCTGGGACCCAAGGAAGCAAAAAAATGGGCTGACGACCTTCGTTCTGCCCTCAAGAGTCTGTATGCGGCCAGCCGCAAGAATACCACGATCACCATCGGTCAGGTACGGGCGGTGGATGAATGGGTAAACCAAACCAGCATGGGCTCAAGCAAGCGATTCATTATTCTTGAAGCGATGGAACAGACCAATGTCTCTGCGCGCAATAGTCTGCTTAAGATTTTGGAAGAACCGCCGGAGGATACTTATTTCTTTCTTATCAGCGAATTTCCCAACCGTATTATGAGTACCATCCTTTCTCGGGTGAGAAGGTATGCATTCCCTCCGTTGGGAAAAGAAGCGGTTGGCCGCTATCTAGAGCCGTATTACCTCCATGACAAGGAATATGAGAGCTTGGAACAGTTCTACCTTGAAGGCGGGGGTATGGACCTCCAAAAGAATCGCCAGATCGCCAGCATGATTTTTTCATCAGTACAGAGCAACCGGTATATAAGCCTTGGCGATTTACAGCAGTTACTCTCCAATGTTGATGACATGGACAGTTATGAGTACGTGTTGCGATCGTTTTTGGACCAGCTCTCGCTTGAACTGGAAGAGGGAAACCTTGCCACAGATTTGGCCTACAAGCTCTCCAATCTGGTGAGCAGCAGTTTTTCGGAGGGGCAGTTGTACAATCAGAACGGGCGTCTGATGTTGGAGTCCTTGTACTACCGTTTGATGGAGGCGCGATGA
- a CDS encoding CvpA family protein: MQWGLTIGSVYFNSIDIIVFVLAIIGGIADTLTGFADAFSHRSGYIVGFFSGLMFTRIIADLFTQSFALPPLLSSLIAFVILFLIGYGLTRIVGNLLETALNATGLKAVNGLLGFLWGVIEVVIAASVVIYVLELQKVFDLSPIFDASQFVINIVRPLVPDTVNWFSSSLQVAHV, from the coding sequence ATGCAATGGGGATTGACCATCGGATCCGTGTATTTCAACTCAATTGACATCATTGTCTTCGTACTGGCAATTATTGGGGGCATTGCAGATACCCTTACCGGGTTCGCCGATGCATTCTCACACCGCAGCGGGTACATCGTCGGATTTTTCTCTGGTCTTATGTTCACCCGCATTATTGCTGACCTGTTCACTCAGTCCTTTGCCTTGCCGCCGCTTCTTTCCAGCTTGATCGCCTTTGTTATCCTGTTCCTTATCGGCTACGGCTTGACGCGCATCGTTGGCAATCTGCTGGAAACCGCCCTCAATGCCACCGGTCTTAAGGCAGTGAATGGGCTTCTTGGGTTTTTGTGGGGTGTCATCGAGGTTGTTATCGCTGCAAGTGTTGTCATCTATGTGCTTGAGTTGCAAAAAGTATTTGACCTCTCACCGATTTTCGATGCAAGCCAGTTTGTGATCAATATCGTCCGACCCTTGGTACCCGACACAGTGAATTGGTTCTCATCCTCATTACAGGTAGCCCATGTTTGA
- a CDS encoding M23 family metallopeptidase, producing MAKDYYDDMQERSSWRAKTEGQRTKPSRGLIWTIALGIAICVVVIVIWYQFFPALDSKGGEGSKPVVELLPTVEKISDAPEVVPVLAPSAEPPSTPVAGSIADAAVIDTQARSLSDRPAPVRSANSVTIQYADHLVAAGEDLASIAAMYTLKTQTLISVNQIRNIQAIREGVTLKIPDRDGQLYTVREGDMLSTIARKYSPSLGWKTLQEINGLKSENILVGQQLFIPDTSSASTSQLTDVAPIQFQKPASGTITTLFGQPYINPATGTSESITGILLVGNWGSAVVASASGQVVDAGYEVKGRGRFVVLSHEGGYRTSYYHLENVEVRIGMTLSKGETIGSIGTSGTSYDRPTLFFSIEQSGIALDPTQFF from the coding sequence ATGGCAAAAGACTACTATGATGATATGCAGGAGCGATCTTCCTGGCGTGCCAAAACGGAGGGTCAGCGAACAAAACCCAGCCGTGGTCTGATTTGGACCATTGCATTGGGCATTGCCATTTGCGTGGTGGTGATTGTTATTTGGTATCAATTTTTCCCAGCGCTGGATTCCAAGGGCGGCGAAGGTTCCAAACCCGTTGTAGAGTTGTTGCCTACGGTTGAGAAAATTAGTGATGCCCCTGAGGTTGTACCGGTGCTGGCCCCTTCAGCTGAACCCCCATCTACTCCTGTTGCAGGATCCATAGCCGATGCTGCAGTAATCGATACCCAAGCTCGCTCTCTTTCCGACCGACCTGCACCGGTCCGCTCAGCCAACTCGGTTACCATCCAATATGCCGATCACCTTGTTGCCGCAGGCGAGGACCTGGCATCCATCGCAGCCATGTATACTTTGAAAACCCAGACGCTGATCAGTGTCAACCAAATTCGCAATATCCAGGCTATCCGCGAGGGTGTAACCCTCAAGATCCCCGACCGCGATGGACAACTGTACACCGTTCGGGAAGGGGATATGCTTTCAACCATCGCCCGCAAGTACAGTCCTTCGCTTGGATGGAAAACGCTGCAGGAAATAAACGGCTTGAAGAGTGAGAACATCCTTGTCGGTCAGCAGCTGTTTATTCCCGACACTTCTTCTGCATCCACCAGCCAGTTGACTGATGTAGCTCCCATCCAATTCCAGAAACCTGCCTCAGGCACGATTACCACACTCTTTGGCCAACCCTATATCAACCCGGCAACAGGTACAAGCGAAAGCATAACGGGTATCCTGTTGGTTGGTAATTGGGGCTCGGCCGTCGTGGCATCCGCAAGCGGTCAAGTCGTGGATGCCGGTTACGAGGTGAAGGGCAGGGGAAGGTTTGTCGTACTCAGTCATGAGGGTGGCTACCGTACCAGCTATTATCATTTGGAGAATGTTGAGGTCCGTATCGGCATGACTCTTTCCAAGGGTGAAACGATCGGCAGCATCGGTACCAGCGGAACCAGCTATGATCGGCCTACGCTTTTCTTCAGCATTGAACAATCGGGTATCGCTCTCGATCCGACACAGTTCTTCTAG